The sequence GATTGCATGTCGCTTGGCATCATGATTTATGGTTGTGGGAAGCATCCCATTACCTAATTCATATGTAGAGTTTCTAATTGATGAGCTTACCGTTTATAATTGCTGCCTTGCCTCTTCATTTGTTGTCCTAGGCCGATATAGGCCTTTCAATGGGTATTTCAGAGACAGAAGTTGCTAAAGAAAGCTCTGACATTATAATCTTGGATGATGACTTCACGTCAGTTGTCAAGGTTTGTTTGGTAGAATTATCCAAGAGGACCTAACTGAGTTCAGCACTGATTTTCTTTCCTTGTAAAAAATAATTCCACTTGTTTGGAGTTCACACATTGAAGTCCTGACTCCTGAACATAGCAAACATGCATGCCTTTTTTTTGGTATAATGTGCATTTCTAGGCTATAATTCTTGTTGCAGAAGTCTACCTGGTGAGATTTTACGATAGAATTTATGGATATATACATTCTCTTTCAGGTTGATCGTTGGGGATGATCTGTCTACGCTAATATCCAGAAATTCATTCAGTTCTAGCTCACCGTCAATGTTGCTGCACTTGTCATTAATGTGGTTGCTGTTGTTCCCTCTGGTGATGTGCCCCTAAATGTCGTTGAGGTTCGGACAATTTTCATCCTTTTTTGTGCAATTTACTCGAATGTTGCCATTGCTTCTTCATTCAAGAAGTTAGTTGTCATGTTGCATGAAACATCTGCTGAAGTTTGATATTATGTGTAAGTATATATGTAATTTTAAATCTTTTTGATAAACAATTTATATAAAACTCAGATACATATAGCTTAACAACGACACATCATTTTACCTGAGACACATGTATTTCCAGGCTGTTTCTCATCAGTATCATATACTTCTTTCACTTTTCAGCTTCTGTGGGTGAACCTCATAATGGACACACTTGGAGCTCTTGCATTAGCAACCGAGCCTCCAACAGACAACCTTATGAAGAGAAATCCTGTTGGTCGAAGGCATGTCAAATGATCCAAAATTTCTTGTTGACAACATTGTGTCCAATACCAATATACTATGCTTTTTGAATTTGGAAACATTTTTACCCATACTTTTCTACTGCAGGGAACCTCTTGTTACAAATATCATGTGGAGAAACTTGTTTGTTCAGGTTAGTATTCCTTCATTATACAACTAGATTCTATTAAAAACTCTTTGTTGTTCTGGTATGTTTGGAATTTTACACAGGCCCTTTACCAAGTAGCAATTCTTCTGATTTTCGATTTTGATGGAGTAAGGATTCTGCGTCTGCAGAATGAAAGCCGATCTGATGCTGAGAAGATAACAAATACTTTCATCTTCAACACATTTGTATTTTGCGAGTGGAGTATTTGTTCTTCAATAATTTAAGAATCATAACAGAACATTAGCGGACGAATCTTGCTTCACCTTTTAGACAAATACATACTGACATTGGATTGTTCCCAAAAGAAAAGAATCAATATTAAGTTGACTATAAATTGATAGTAGTTTTCCCCCAAAAGGGACTAATGTGTACCCTAGCCTTGATACTACATGGATATTTTTCTTCACGTAAGGACTCGTTATAAGCTATTCATTGCTTTACCATAGTCGAATTTCAGGTATGGCATAAGTTATGTGGAAGCTAGTTATATGCGCTTCACTTGGACTGTTTTTGGTCAATTTTCAGTGACTCACTATTTTTCTTTGCATTTTGGTTTGTTCCAGTAATTTAATGTGGCTAGCTTTAACCTTTTAGAATCTAGGCCCTTGACTGACCATATATTAACCTGTTGTCTTGCTTGTACGAAGTTGAACCATACCAGAGTGAATTTGCTATGAAAATATTGATTATTTTGATGATTTATGGCCCGTGTTAACTCCATGTAGATCTGGAATGAAGGTTTGAGTTAACTTGGGTGTGTTTTTTTATGCAGATCTTCAATGAGTTCAATGCACGAAAACCCGAGGAAAAGAATGTCTTCAAAGGGGCCACGAAGAATCACCTGTTCATGGGAATAATCGGTATAACGACAGTATTTCAGGTAACAGAAGATATAGATTCTCTCCATTGGTATCACCTCTGTCCATGGTTATAAAGTTGCTCTCGTCTTTGGCAGATACTGATAATTCAGTTCCTGGGGAAGTTCTTCAAAATAGTGAGGCTTGGTTGGAGACTATGGTTGGTTTCAATTGCTATCGGCCTTGTGAGGTATGCACTTCAAAATTTGGCAACCTATTATGGTTCCGTAAACCTTTTTTTTCAATCCTTCGAATGCATCACATCCTTTATGCACAACCTTACCATCCTGACTTGATCATTGCGCATATGAACCTTGACAAGTCACTTTTTCCACGGAACCCTTGTTTCAATGTAAAACTGAACGTGAAGCCTTGTTTCAATGTCAAATCTGGCGTGGCTGCTGACATCTTTGGTTCGTTTGATGTTTCCAGTTGGCCCCTGGCTTATGTGGGTAAATTTATTCCTGTGCCCGTAAGACCTCTCCCGGACTATTTCAAGCCCCGCTGTTGTCGGAAACCGCCGCGCCGAGGTGAGTCTCTGGATGTTGGCTTTGTTCCTTTTCTGCGTCAGTTTCGATCCAGAACTCAGGTATTAATCGGTAATGCAGACGAGGAGGAAGGTGGGCAAAGTTAAAGCGCAACGAAGAGTGGGCAATGTAAATAGACACGTGATAAAAAATGGAGATAAATTGCACTGGTTGATTCCATGGTAGCAACATCCTGGGGATGTACGTATAAGATGGCAGGTAGTCCCCGCCATACTCCGACCCTAGGGTTTCCGTCCAACTCTTCCGTAAGGTTCCAAAAAAGTAGCCAACGACGAGCCGGCCCCGTCACCGCTCCTGCCGCCGCCGCAGCCCCCGCCCCAGCCGGGGGCGACCATTCCTCGGCCTTCTCGTTCAGCATCTGGCCGCCGACgtagcgcacgcgggacgcagtGGTGCGGTGCCTCGTGGAGACGCTCGCGGGAGACACCATCCTCTGCAAGCGCTACATCATCCTTGTTTTTGCTTCGACACTTACCACATGAGGATTGCATGTCGCTTGGCATCATGATTTATGGTTGTGGGAAGCATCTCATTACCTAATTCATATGTAGAGTAATTCATATATAGAATTTACCTAACTTGGGGTTGCTTTGTGTATTATGCGGATGATCTGAGACCAGTACTTGACAGTCTTATTATATCCTTGTTCCCCCTTATTATTGTTTAATTTATTTCTTTACTATTCACCCATTTAGCATCCTCTCAAAAATAAAATGTATCCATCCCTTTACTATTCCACACTAGATGGCAAGTCTCACCAGCTGGAAGCTGTTGCTGATTCAGTTTGCCCTACCTGATGCTTCGAATATTTGTAGTTATTGTGCTTAGGTGTATGACCTTAACGATGATTTTAGGTATCTTGGGATGATTCTGGATGTTCAGGTCTATCCCACTGCATGCTACACAAGTCAATTTTGCAGGTTGCTCTGAAATATTCATGTATAGATACAACTGTTGTCTAAGCCAATTTCTTGCACTTGGTGCAAAGGTAATTCTCTCATTTTTAAGTATAATTTGTTAGGTACTTTGCTAACTTATTTTGGACGTTGTTTGCCAACTCTAATGGGGTGATCTTGCTTAACCAATGAAAGCAAATTTGATTGTTGGTCTATCTATCATAGGCAAGCTCACGGTGTCGAAAACATCTCCTATTTCGTCTAATCTCTGTTGACGATTCTGAAGATGTCCAATAGGAAGAACACTCTAAATAAGTCCGAGAGGTCATTGGAAATTATTAAACTTTTTCTCTACCTAAAATAGTCTGTTAATTTGGATGGACTATTACAAATACAAAATGATGTATTTCTCTGCTACCATTTTCTCTATCTGATTGTGTAACCTTATAGCCTAGAGCAGACCATAGACCCATACATGTTTTATGACTGCGCAGATAAACATCGTCTATTATTTCAAGGTGTTTATTAGTTGGAAGACTGTAGAGTGTAATTCTGAATCAGACATTCTTCAAATGTCCAATGTATTGCCAACTCTGTCTCCTTAACCTAATTGTATCTATTAATTCGTTCAATACTTTGGGTACCTTAGCGAACTTTATCCTGTATAGCTATTTGTCAGAGTCCATACTATGGTTAACTTGGGTTAGCTACTATCTGTGAATAAGGGAGTGGAGAATATAGAGTTTTGGATGGTTACTCCACCTGGCCTGTTATACAAGCTAAACCAGCCTTTTGTGTTAAGACATGTATGCAGATTTGGTGCCATTCTCTCATTTCCCCCTCAATTATTTTACTCTTCATAGCATCCATTTATACATGACCACCTACATGCTCTCATATATTTCAAAAGCACACAATAGATGGTGTTCGTGTCATTTTTCTGTCATGGATTTCACAGGTTTAGAACTTATCCTTTGCACTTGATCAAAATACACCATAGCCTCATTCAACAGATGACATCCATGTCATTTTCTGTCATGCATTCCTCAAGTTTAGAACTTACCTTTTGTGGTTGATCAAATACACCATAGCCATTGGATCGAAATCCTGGTCATATGGAGTCGCCACCATAGCCATACTTCATCAAGTTTTTATCTTCgtaattttctttttttgtttttatTGCCTGAGCTCCATGTTTTTGgttttgcttttgagtctgtgacTGTTGTGGTTCTGATTTGTGGGGCTTAAGGAAGCCATCACCTTTGAGAGAACCAGATGGCTTCTTGCTCATGCCATCTCAGTTCAGTTGCGGGCATAGGGAATCGTCATCCTCTCTGCTTTGTCCCATCCTTCACATAGTGTCCTACTATGAGATGGCAGATGAGTTTTTGAAcaaatccttttcatttaaattcCTTTTTTTAGTGAGCAGATCCACATTTTCCCTTTCCAGTGCGATCGACCACGTGGCCATTGACAATCCGAGTAGGCATGTAGGTCCTCAATGGCCACGCTTACAATAGGAAGTGTGGCGTGTACAACTTTGGAAACTACCTGTGGGAGATATACTGCTGTAACATGCCATACCCTGATCTCAGTTTTTCGTTCACCAGGTGAAAACAAAGACATGTCTCTGTCCCGTTCCTTGTTGCCATGTTTGTCACGGAAAGCCTGAGGTGAAATAAATAAACTTTTGTACAAAACCTTAGGCCTGAGATATCGCGTTGTTGTCCTAGCTCGCTAGCGAACGTGCGATGCTGGTACACAAACCCGGACAAGCGTCCCGAGATGGCAGAGGTGGTGTCCCTGGTGGAGGCGATCGACATGTCCAATGGCGGCGACGTGAACCCCAAGGACCAAACGCAGGGCTGTCTCTCGTGCTTTGGGGACAATCAATTCAAGTTCAACCAGTTGGCATATAGCTAGAAGATAAGATGTTGGTTGTTGCATGCTTTAGAGGAAATCAAAGGCTTTGTTCCTTTTTTTGCTTCGTGGTTCTTTGAGACAAATGTAGCTTGTGAATGTAAAGTTGTACATAAGCTGACATGGATAAACTAGCTTTATATATAGTTGGTGCCCAATATAGCCAAGCTTGTACAATGTTGTGGAACCCATAACGTTTTGGGCACATATAAAAATACAGTTGGTAAATGAATTATAGGATTGGTTCACATTCAAATAGGATATGTCAATCTCTACTTATCTTGATGAAGAAGGCAGTCTAGAAGATCACGAGGGAAAGGTATAAACACCAAACAAACTTTACTCGCAAATTCTGTTGGAACATGTTTAAATAACTCTTATTTAAACAAGGCATATGTATGTCCATAACAACGTATAGGTACCTAACTTACTACTATGAAg is a genomic window of Zea mays cultivar B73 chromosome 5, Zm-B73-REFERENCE-NAM-5.0, whole genome shotgun sequence containing:
- the LOC109939659 gene encoding calcium-transporting ATPase 5, plasma membrane-type-like; this translates as MDTLGALALATEPPTDNLMKRNPVGRREPLVTNIMWRNLFVQALYQVAILLIFDFDGVRILRLQNESRSDAEKITNTFIFNTFVFCEWNLQ
- the LOC103626180 gene encoding calcium-transporting ATPase 9, plasma membrane-type encodes the protein MGIIGITTVFQILIIQFLGKFFKIVRLGWRLWLVSIAIGLVSWPLAYVGKFIPVPVRPLPDYFKPRCCRKPPRRDEEEGGQS